One stretch of Candidatus Eremiobacterota bacterium DNA includes these proteins:
- a CDS encoding methionine adenosyltransferase, giving the protein MAYRRLFTSESVTEGHPDKLADQISDAVLDAILEKDPMGRVACETFAITGQIHIAGEITTNTYVDIPRIVRETIKEVGYDRSDVGFDYETCGVSVSVDEQSPDIAMGVDKSLEVKETGERDPFELTGAGDQGMMFGFACRETQQLMPLPITLAHDLTRLLAAKRKSGAIKYLRPDGKSQVTVEYDGYKPVRVDAVVISTQHDDDIPLDLIRREVTEQIIDEVIPRALRDEHLKVFVNPTGRFVIGGPKGDAGLTGRKIIADTYGGMARHGGGAFSGKDPTKVDRSAAYAARYVAKNVVAAGLAERCELQVAYAIGVAHPMSVLVDTFGTNKIDEEKIAELVKAHFDLRPAAIIHNLNLRRPIYKQTASYGHFGRPELDLPWEKIDKAEALRAGSGLRGDVDRELAPLTA; this is encoded by the coding sequence ATGGCGTATCGCAGACTGTTCACGTCGGAGTCGGTGACCGAGGGGCACCCCGACAAGCTTGCCGACCAGATCTCCGACGCGGTGCTCGATGCGATCCTCGAGAAGGATCCGATGGGGCGCGTCGCATGCGAGACCTTCGCGATCACCGGGCAGATCCACATCGCCGGGGAGATCACGACCAACACCTACGTCGACATCCCGCGCATCGTGCGCGAGACGATCAAAGAGGTGGGCTACGACCGCTCGGACGTCGGGTTCGACTACGAGACGTGCGGCGTCTCGGTGTCGGTCGACGAGCAGTCGCCCGACATCGCGATGGGCGTCGACAAGTCCCTCGAGGTGAAGGAGACCGGAGAACGGGATCCGTTCGAGCTGACGGGGGCGGGCGACCAGGGGATGATGTTCGGGTTCGCGTGCCGGGAGACGCAGCAGCTGATGCCGCTGCCGATCACGCTCGCGCACGACCTCACCCGGCTGCTGGCCGCGAAGCGCAAGAGCGGCGCGATCAAGTATCTGCGGCCCGACGGCAAGTCGCAGGTGACGGTGGAGTACGACGGCTACAAGCCGGTGCGCGTCGACGCGGTCGTCATCTCGACCCAGCACGACGACGACATCCCGCTCGACTTGATCCGGCGCGAAGTCACCGAGCAGATCATCGACGAAGTGATCCCGCGTGCGCTGCGCGACGAGCATCTGAAGGTCTTCGTCAACCCGACCGGCCGGTTCGTGATCGGCGGGCCGAAGGGCGACGCCGGGCTGACCGGGCGCAAGATCATCGCCGACACGTACGGCGGGATGGCGCGCCACGGCGGCGGCGCGTTCTCCGGCAAGGACCCGACCAAGGTCGACCGCTCGGCGGCGTACGCCGCGCGCTACGTCGCGAAGAACGTCGTCGCGGCGGGGCTCGCGGAGCGCTGCGAACTGCAGGTCGCCTACGCGATCGGCGTCGCGCACCCGATGAGCGTGCTGGTCGACACGTTCGGCACGAACAAGATCGACGAAGAGAAGATCGCCGAGCTGGTCAAGGCGCACTTCGATCTGCGTCCGGCGGCGATCATCCACAACCTGAACCTGCGCCGCCCGATCTACAAGCAGACCGCGTCGTACGGGCACTTCGGACGGCCCGAGCTCGACCTGCCGTGGGAGAAGATCGACAAGGCCGAGGCGCTGCGCGCCGGCTCCGGGCTGCGCGGCGACGTCGACCGCGAGCTCGCCCCGCTCACGGCATAG
- a CDS encoding sulfite exporter TauE/SafE family protein: protein MPDLAHLALFVVLGALVGALGGLFGIGGGLIAIPLLVLFFGLDEQHAQGTALVMVSPNVLIGLRNYAQRGSVDRRVALLLAACAVPFTWLGALYATHAGPGLRLGFGAFTGALAIYFAFRALRVKRATAHEKPPPRLAWGWTAVVGVLGGMLSGLFSVGGAVFAVPLLALCFGYAQTEAQGLSLALVAPGTIVGIIAYSLAGDVDWGIGIPLALGGVFAVRYGVSLAHRLPETTLRLLFCAMLAAASLGLFLKR, encoded by the coding sequence ATGCCCGACCTTGCGCACTTAGCGCTGTTCGTCGTCTTGGGCGCGCTGGTCGGCGCGCTCGGCGGCCTGTTCGGGATCGGCGGCGGGCTCATCGCAATCCCGCTGCTGGTCCTCTTCTTCGGCTTGGACGAGCAGCACGCGCAAGGGACCGCGCTGGTGATGGTCTCGCCGAACGTACTGATCGGGCTGCGGAACTACGCGCAGCGCGGGAGCGTCGACCGCCGCGTCGCGCTGCTGCTGGCCGCGTGCGCGGTGCCGTTCACCTGGCTCGGGGCGCTCTACGCGACGCACGCGGGGCCGGGATTGCGGCTCGGCTTCGGCGCGTTCACCGGCGCGCTCGCGATCTATTTCGCCTTTCGCGCGCTGCGCGTGAAACGGGCCACGGCGCACGAAAAGCCGCCACCGCGGCTCGCTTGGGGCTGGACCGCGGTGGTCGGCGTCTTGGGCGGAATGCTCTCCGGCTTGTTCTCGGTCGGCGGGGCGGTGTTCGCCGTGCCGCTACTGGCACTGTGCTTCGGCTACGCGCAAACCGAAGCGCAGGGCCTTTCGCTCGCGCTCGTCGCGCCCGGAACGATCGTCGGCATCATCGCGTATTCGCTGGCCGGCGACGTCGACTGGGGGATCGGGATCCCGCTCGCGCTCGGCGGTGTCTTCGCGGTGCGCTACGGCGTCTCGCTCGCGCACCGCTTGCCCGAGACGACGCTGCGGCTGCTCTTCTGCGCGATGCTCGCCGCAGCGTCGCTCGGGCTCTTTCTCAAGCGCTGA
- a CDS encoding VOC family protein — protein sequence MQHIASKQTRFNHAFVTIHVADMQQSIEFYAVGLGLKVKSRYGDEFAVIEGPGIMIGLHPATDAAPAGAVSIGFSVDDVEEGREQLRSRGIATEGDIVVDAPMRFVFLKDPDGTQLYLAEQSEFT from the coding sequence ATGCAACACATTGCGTCGAAGCAGACCAGGTTCAACCACGCTTTCGTGACGATTCACGTTGCCGACATGCAACAGTCAATCGAGTTCTACGCGGTGGGGCTCGGCCTCAAGGTCAAGTCGCGCTATGGCGACGAGTTCGCGGTGATCGAGGGGCCGGGAATCATGATCGGCTTGCATCCTGCGACCGATGCGGCGCCCGCGGGAGCGGTATCGATCGGCTTCAGCGTCGACGACGTGGAAGAAGGGCGCGAGCAACTGCGGAGCCGGGGAATTGCGACCGAAGGCGACATTGTGGTCGACGCGCCGATGCGCTTCGTGTTCCTGAAAGATCCGGACGGCACGCAGCTCTACCTGGCCGAGCAAAGCGAATTTACGTAA
- a CDS encoding helix-turn-helix transcriptional regulator — translation MASDDPIQFQPVLLILISLADKPKHGYAIMQDVRSLTGWEMRPGTLYGALGRMDRSGWIEEAQTADYRRRPYALTAAGRQELRHQLEVLETLTREAAKRVKSRPLRRRA, via the coding sequence ATGGCGAGTGATGACCCCATCCAGTTTCAGCCCGTGTTGTTGATCTTGATAAGCCTTGCGGACAAGCCGAAGCATGGCTATGCGATCATGCAAGACGTTCGATCGCTGACGGGATGGGAGATGCGTCCCGGGACGCTGTACGGTGCGCTGGGGCGGATGGATCGCTCCGGATGGATCGAGGAAGCCCAGACGGCGGACTATCGCCGTCGTCCATACGCTTTGACGGCGGCCGGCCGTCAGGAGCTGCGCCACCAACTTGAGGTTCTCGAAACGCTGACGCGTGAAGCGGCGAAGCGCGTCAAGTCCAGACCGCTGCGGAGGAGAGCATAA
- a CDS encoding YcaQ family DNA glycosylase, producing MPKDDFSLDEARRIALAAQGFADPAPRGAVDRRALRRVLARVGLIQIDSVNVLVRSQYLPLFSRCGPYDPALLERAAYGRGRTLFEYWGHEASLLPVELHPYLRWRMERAKRGLGTWRHVAQLIGEEPQVLKRLRAAVAQRGPMAASDFDGARGKGSWWGWSEVKVGLEALFWCGEITTAYRKGFERVYDLPERVLPRAILELPAPSEEDAQRELVRIAARATGIASERDLRDYFRLDVAGARARVAELVDAGELQRVTVRGLRGERYLARDARLPRRVDASALLSPFDSLIWARARTSELFEFDFRLEIYTPQHKRIHGYYVLPFLLGDRLVARVDLKHDRQAGVLRAHAIHVEPRAKRAEIMPPLREQLERMAGWLGAGRVALGRSAAT from the coding sequence TTGCCGAAGGACGACTTCTCGCTCGACGAGGCGCGGCGCATCGCGCTCGCCGCGCAAGGCTTCGCCGACCCGGCGCCGCGCGGCGCGGTCGACCGCCGCGCGCTGCGGCGCGTCTTGGCGCGCGTCGGCCTGATCCAGATCGACAGCGTCAACGTGCTCGTCCGCTCGCAGTACCTGCCCTTGTTCTCGCGCTGCGGGCCGTACGATCCGGCGCTGCTGGAACGCGCCGCATACGGGCGCGGCCGAACCCTGTTCGAGTACTGGGGCCACGAAGCGTCGCTGCTGCCGGTGGAGCTCCATCCGTACCTGCGCTGGCGGATGGAGCGCGCGAAGCGCGGTCTCGGCACGTGGCGGCACGTCGCGCAGTTGATCGGGGAGGAGCCGCAGGTTCTGAAACGCCTCCGCGCGGCGGTCGCGCAGCGCGGCCCGATGGCGGCGAGCGACTTCGACGGCGCGCGCGGGAAGGGCTCGTGGTGGGGCTGGAGCGAGGTGAAGGTCGGACTCGAAGCGCTGTTCTGGTGCGGCGAGATCACGACCGCGTACCGCAAAGGCTTCGAACGCGTCTACGATCTGCCCGAGCGCGTGCTGCCGCGCGCGATCCTCGAGCTGCCCGCACCGAGCGAGGAGGACGCGCAGCGCGAGCTGGTCCGCATCGCGGCGCGCGCGACCGGCATCGCTTCCGAGCGCGACCTGCGCGACTATTTCCGCCTCGACGTGGCCGGTGCGCGCGCGCGCGTCGCCGAGCTGGTCGACGCGGGCGAGTTGCAGCGCGTCACCGTCCGCGGCCTGCGCGGCGAGCGCTATCTCGCACGCGACGCGCGCCTGCCGCGCCGCGTTGACGCGAGCGCGCTGCTCTCGCCCTTCGACTCACTGATCTGGGCGCGCGCACGCACCAGCGAGCTGTTCGAGTTCGATTTTCGCCTGGAGATCTACACCCCGCAGCACAAGCGCATCCACGGCTACTACGTGTTGCCCTTTCTGCTCGGCGACCGGCTGGTGGCGCGCGTCGACCTCAAGCACGACCGCCAGGCCGGCGTGCTGCGCGCTCACGCGATCCACGTCGAGCCCCGCGCGAAGCGCGCCGAGATCATGCCGCCGCTGCGCGAACAGCTCGAGCGCATGGCGGGGTGGCTCGGCGCCGGCCGCGTCGCGCTTGGACGTTCGGCCGCAACGTAG
- a CDS encoding MFS transporter, with translation MATATARPASVFSSSAFSRFYAGQALSFLGDGLRTLAIPLLVFRLTGSATAIGWTWALELFPYAFVSVIAGSLGDRVDRRRLMLACDGVRFAIMALFALLFATGHLTVSMIYGGTFLLAVAGAMFLGAQTPSLPYLLGKDRVKGAVAALNATEQAVGLVAPPVGGVLFALVGPLPALAINAATYLTSQLAVASVETFGPDVQRGLPSLRELVSDIASGAHFLFAEKAMAILSFSSCWFNFIGSVGFVALIPYFKREFAAGDQLVGIAFGCLAAGAMVGAFVAGRTHWPFGPSVLALYFVDGLTWLPLPYTHSLWTAIALLTFSSLCAGYVVTSIIAWRLRVIPEEMVGRVFGVVRLVVLAGIVPGSILSGWTADHLGVRTTMLISAVGFMAYTLVIAFSRTVRAERR, from the coding sequence ATGGCCACCGCAACCGCTCGCCCGGCGAGCGTCTTCTCGTCCTCTGCATTCAGCCGCTTCTACGCGGGTCAAGCGCTCAGCTTTCTGGGCGACGGCCTCCGCACGCTCGCGATCCCGCTGCTCGTGTTCCGGCTGACCGGCTCGGCGACGGCGATCGGCTGGACGTGGGCGCTCGAGCTCTTCCCGTACGCGTTCGTCAGCGTGATCGCCGGCTCGCTCGGCGACCGGGTCGACCGCCGCCGCCTCATGCTGGCGTGCGACGGCGTGCGCTTCGCCATCATGGCGCTTTTCGCGCTGCTCTTCGCGACCGGCCATCTGACGGTCTCGATGATCTACGGCGGCACGTTTCTGCTCGCGGTCGCCGGCGCGATGTTCCTCGGCGCGCAGACGCCTTCGCTGCCGTATCTCCTCGGAAAGGATCGGGTGAAGGGAGCGGTCGCCGCGCTCAACGCGACCGAACAAGCCGTCGGGCTGGTCGCGCCGCCGGTCGGCGGCGTGCTGTTCGCGCTGGTCGGCCCGTTGCCCGCGCTCGCGATCAACGCGGCCACCTACCTCACCTCGCAGCTCGCCGTCGCGTCGGTTGAGACGTTCGGCCCGGACGTGCAGCGCGGGCTGCCCTCGCTGCGCGAGCTGGTGAGCGACATCGCGAGCGGCGCGCACTTTCTGTTCGCTGAGAAGGCGATGGCGATTCTCTCGTTCTCGAGCTGCTGGTTCAACTTCATCGGGTCGGTCGGTTTCGTCGCGCTGATCCCGTATTTCAAGCGTGAGTTCGCCGCGGGCGATCAGCTCGTCGGGATCGCGTTCGGCTGCTTGGCGGCCGGCGCGATGGTCGGCGCGTTCGTCGCCGGGCGCACGCACTGGCCGTTCGGCCCATCGGTGCTCGCGCTGTACTTCGTCGACGGGCTCACCTGGCTGCCGCTGCCGTATACGCACTCGCTGTGGACGGCGATCGCGCTGCTCACGTTCTCGAGCCTGTGCGCCGGGTACGTGGTCACCTCGATCATCGCGTGGCGGCTGCGCGTCATCCCGGAAGAGATGGTCGGCCGGGTGTTCGGCGTCGTGCGGCTCGTCGTGCTGGCCGGCATCGTGCCGGGTTCGATCCTCAGCGGCTGGACCGCCGATCACCTCGGCGTGCGCACGACGATGCTGATCTCCGCGGTCGGCTTCATGGCGTACACGCTCGTCATCGCGTTCTCGCGCACCGTGCGAGCCGAGCGGCGGTGA
- a CDS encoding adenosylhomocysteinase, which yields MQTLEKTRGDVKDLALADAGKSRIEWAASFMPVLAQIRERFAKTKPLAGVRVGACLHVTTETANLMLALKAGGAEIALCASNPLSTQDDVAAALCAHYEIPTYAIKGENETTYYSHIESVIASKPHISMDDGCDLVTTIFTKHNALLKEMIGGCEETTTGVIRLHAMEKDGVLPYPVIAVNDALTKHMFDNRYGTGQSTLDGVVRATNVLIAGSTVVVVGYGWCGRGVASRAKGLGAHVVVTEIDPRKALEAAMDGFQVLPMAEAAKRGDVFITVTGNYHVIRKEHFEVMKDGAIVCNSGHFNDELDLDALEALSTGKTQPREFVEAYALKNGKTVRVLGQGRLINLAAGEGHPAAVMDMSFANQAMAAAHLAQNYKTLEKKVYSVPDHIDEEVAQLKLAAFGISIDTPTPEQVKYMASWSEGT from the coding sequence GTGCAGACTTTAGAGAAGACCCGCGGGGACGTGAAGGACCTCGCGCTGGCGGATGCCGGGAAATCGCGCATCGAGTGGGCGGCGAGCTTCATGCCGGTGCTCGCGCAGATCCGCGAGCGGTTCGCCAAGACGAAGCCGCTCGCCGGCGTGCGCGTCGGCGCCTGCCTCCACGTCACCACCGAGACGGCGAACCTGATGCTCGCCCTCAAGGCGGGCGGGGCCGAGATCGCGCTCTGCGCCTCCAACCCGCTCTCGACCCAGGACGACGTCGCCGCGGCGCTCTGCGCGCACTACGAGATCCCCACCTACGCGATCAAGGGCGAGAACGAGACGACCTACTACTCGCACATCGAGTCGGTGATCGCTTCGAAGCCGCACATCTCGATGGACGACGGCTGCGACCTCGTCACCACGATCTTCACCAAGCACAACGCGCTGCTCAAAGAGATGATCGGCGGTTGCGAGGAGACGACGACCGGCGTGATTCGTCTCCACGCGATGGAGAAGGACGGCGTGCTGCCGTACCCGGTCATCGCGGTCAACGACGCGCTCACGAAGCACATGTTCGACAACCGCTACGGGACCGGCCAGTCGACGCTCGACGGCGTCGTGCGCGCGACGAACGTGCTGATCGCCGGCTCCACCGTCGTCGTGGTCGGCTACGGCTGGTGCGGGCGCGGCGTCGCCTCGCGCGCGAAGGGACTCGGCGCGCACGTCGTGGTCACGGAGATCGATCCGCGCAAGGCGCTCGAAGCGGCGATGGACGGCTTCCAGGTGCTGCCGATGGCGGAGGCCGCGAAGCGCGGCGACGTCTTCATCACCGTCACCGGCAACTATCACGTCATCCGCAAAGAGCACTTCGAGGTGATGAAGGACGGCGCGATCGTCTGCAACTCGGGACACTTCAACGACGAGCTCGACCTCGACGCCCTGGAGGCCCTCTCGACCGGGAAGACGCAGCCGCGCGAGTTCGTCGAAGCGTACGCGCTGAAGAACGGCAAGACCGTGCGCGTGCTGGGCCAGGGCCGGCTCATCAACCTCGCCGCCGGTGAAGGGCATCCGGCCGCGGTGATGGACATGTCCTTCGCCAACCAGGCGATGGCCGCGGCGCACCTGGCGCAGAACTACAAGACGCTGGAGAAGAAGGTCTACTCGGTTCCGGACCACATCGACGAGGAAGTCGCCCAGCTCAAGCTCGCCGCGTTCGGGATCAGCATCGACACGCCGACGCCCGAACAGGTCAAGTACATGGCGTCGTGGAGCGAGGGCACCTAG
- the mtnC gene encoding acireductone synthase, with translation MTARAAARAVLVDIEGTTSTIAFVHDVLFPYADEHLDAYVAAHREDPHVAQAMREAARLAGEEADVSDATVLAHLHAWIAEDRKATPLKTLQGLIWAEGYAQTGLRGHVYPDAAAGLRRWHAARLKLYVYSSGSVEAQRELFAHSDQGDLSALFSGYFDTTTGPKREARSYEAIARAIGLEPGDILFLSDVDAELDAARAAGMPTIRLLRPADTPPGGTTTHPSATSFDEIDITFGSP, from the coding sequence TTGACGGCGCGCGCCGCGGCCCGCGCGGTGCTGGTCGACATCGAGGGGACGACGAGCACGATCGCGTTCGTGCACGACGTCCTCTTTCCGTATGCCGACGAGCATCTCGACGCCTACGTCGCCGCGCATCGAGAAGATCCGCACGTGGCCCAGGCGATGCGCGAGGCGGCGCGGCTCGCGGGCGAAGAAGCGGACGTAAGCGACGCGACGGTCCTCGCGCACCTGCACGCCTGGATCGCCGAAGATCGCAAGGCGACGCCGCTCAAGACGCTGCAGGGTCTGATCTGGGCCGAAGGCTACGCGCAGACCGGCCTGCGGGGACATGTCTACCCCGACGCGGCCGCGGGCCTGCGCCGCTGGCATGCGGCAAGGCTGAAGCTGTACGTCTATTCGTCCGGCTCCGTCGAAGCGCAGCGCGAGCTGTTCGCGCACAGCGACCAGGGCGATCTGAGCGCGCTCTTCAGCGGCTACTTCGACACTACGACCGGCCCGAAGCGCGAGGCGCGCTCGTACGAAGCGATCGCGCGGGCGATCGGCCTCGAGCCGGGCGACATTCTTTTCCTGAGCGACGTCGATGCGGAGCTGGATGCGGCGCGCGCGGCGGGGATGCCGACGATTCGTCTGCTGCGCCCCGCCGACACGCCGCCCGGCGGGACGACGACCCACCCGAGCGCAACGTCGTTCGACGAGATCGACATCACGTTCGGGTCGCCCTGA
- a CDS encoding cupin, which yields MNATLTSTLRVYDENDPSTPLVDTTNRAEIAKLLGAHDILFEQWEANVPLSADADQDAILAAYAGDVARLKREYGYTTVDVIRVGPSTPNVPELRAKFLNEHTHTEDEVRFFVEGSASFYLRTGGKVHQMICTRGDLLSVPANTTHWFDMGPAPEFAAIRLFVDPSGWVANFTGDDIASRFPKYE from the coding sequence ATGAACGCAACGCTCACCTCGACGCTCCGCGTCTACGACGAGAACGACCCCTCGACGCCGCTCGTCGATACGACGAACCGCGCGGAGATCGCGAAGCTGCTCGGCGCGCACGACATCCTCTTCGAGCAGTGGGAAGCGAACGTGCCGCTGAGCGCTGACGCCGACCAAGACGCGATCCTGGCCGCGTACGCCGGCGACGTCGCGCGCCTCAAGCGCGAGTACGGCTACACGACGGTCGACGTGATCCGCGTCGGGCCGAGCACGCCGAACGTCCCCGAGCTGCGGGCGAAGTTCTTGAACGAGCACACCCACACCGAGGACGAGGTGCGGTTCTTCGTCGAGGGCAGCGCCTCGTTCTACCTGCGCACCGGCGGTAAGGTCCACCAGATGATCTGCACGCGCGGCGATCTGCTGAGCGTGCCGGCGAACACGACGCACTGGTTCGACATGGGGCCGGCGCCGGAGTTCGCGGCGATCCGGCTGTTCGTCGACCCGTCCGGTTGGGTGGCGAACTTCACCGGCGACGACATCGCCTCGCGCTTCCCGAAGTACGAGTAG
- a CDS encoding GNAT family N-acetyltransferase yields MNGDSTEVVRVVAPPVLRTARLVCERFTMEHLDELAVIDRDETVQRWLFGKTYTREETEARARRRVAYWDEHGAGDYIVRTPEGQFIGFAGFFPSARPGAIAIGYALRPECWGSGYGSELAAVLTSTAKALGVPEIVATVRATNAASRRILEKSGFVVMWPADADDPGTLVYRYAGSAGTESQP; encoded by the coding sequence GTGAACGGTGACTCGACCGAGGTAGTGCGCGTCGTTGCGCCGCCGGTGTTACGGACGGCGCGGCTCGTGTGCGAGCGTTTCACGATGGAGCACTTGGACGAGCTTGCGGTGATCGACCGGGATGAAACGGTGCAGCGGTGGCTGTTCGGCAAGACGTACACGCGCGAAGAGACGGAAGCTCGCGCGCGGCGCCGGGTCGCGTACTGGGATGAACACGGTGCGGGCGACTACATCGTGCGAACGCCGGAGGGTCAGTTCATCGGATTCGCGGGCTTCTTTCCGTCCGCTCGACCGGGAGCGATCGCGATCGGCTATGCGCTGCGACCCGAGTGCTGGGGAAGCGGCTACGGCAGCGAGCTGGCCGCGGTTCTCACCAGCACCGCAAAGGCGCTCGGCGTTCCGGAGATCGTCGCCACGGTGCGCGCCACGAACGCGGCGTCGCGCCGTATTCTCGAGAAGAGCGGTTTCGTCGTGATGTGGCCGGCTGACGCGGACGATCCGGGGACGCTCGTCTACCGGTATGCCGGCTCGGCCGGGACCGAGAGCCAACCGTAA
- the mtnB gene encoding methylthioribulose 1-phosphate dehydratase: MSAAPPGVVEEIAALGRFAAARGWVPATSGNFSCRIDAAHAAVTRSGLDKGAIGPGDVAVVALAGPVPAGLSAETPLHLARYRGDPSIGAIVHVHTVAGTVLSRLAAGEGVLRTDGYEMHKAIGLRTHESAVEIPVFRNDQDTEALAAAVEARIGRDAAIPGYLIEGHGTYAWGATAADARRHVEALEFLLTCHLEERRLR; this comes from the coding sequence TTGTCTGCCGCGCCGCCCGGCGTGGTCGAAGAGATCGCCGCGCTCGGCCGCTTCGCGGCGGCGCGCGGCTGGGTTCCCGCGACGTCGGGGAACTTCTCGTGCCGGATCGACGCCGCGCACGCCGCGGTCACCCGTAGCGGGCTCGACAAGGGCGCGATCGGCCCCGGCGACGTCGCCGTGGTCGCGCTCGCCGGACCCGTTCCGGCGGGCCTCTCGGCCGAGACGCCGCTTCACCTGGCGCGATATCGGGGCGATCCTTCAATCGGCGCGATCGTCCACGTCCACACCGTCGCCGGAACCGTCCTCTCGCGGCTCGCCGCGGGCGAGGGCGTGCTGCGGACCGACGGTTACGAGATGCACAAGGCGATCGGGCTGCGCACGCACGAGAGTGCCGTGGAGATCCCGGTCTTCCGCAACGATCAGGACACGGAGGCGCTCGCCGCCGCCGTCGAAGCGCGCATCGGCCGCGACGCGGCGATTCCCGGCTATCTCATCGAAGGCCACGGAACCTATGCCTGGGGCGCGACGGCAGCCGACGCGCGCCGCCACGTCGAAGCCCTGGAGTTCCTGCTCACCTGCCACCTCGAAGAACGGAGACTGCGATGA
- a CDS encoding class I SAM-dependent methyltransferase, with translation MQTQSQTQTTDDVKTNGAPAAAQAVEGTAAPAPVAARPRPLAARKIAELIERAVARSGISCAVQLASGDYLRFGTGEPQFTIRFHSDKPLLGSMSEYALGTAYINGEFDIEGDMWAVQEVRSLLEPRGNARIALSFLWELFAMPATWVNKRAVDQHYTRGDDFYLSYLDERYHFYSHCLFKSDDETLEEAAENKHQTMWRTLRLEPGQKLLDIGGGWGTVHAFCGPRGVAVTSLTLAEDSEKYIRALDERLGLDKCSVQLQDFLTYEPPQQFDAIVIYGVIEHIPNYRRFAERVWECLKPGGRIYIDASASIEKYQRSDFISAYIWSGAHSFLCLQDITQELLFHGLDIIETVNETHDYSLTMRHWAQNLEAKKDFIVSKWGERTYRLWRIYLWTGSYGFHVDSIQAYHIVAEKRADRGPRPGLRKRVGQFLRSFK, from the coding sequence ATGCAGACGCAGTCGCAAACGCAGACCACTGACGACGTGAAGACGAACGGCGCACCCGCGGCCGCCCAAGCTGTCGAGGGAACGGCCGCGCCTGCGCCGGTCGCAGCGCGGCCGCGCCCGCTCGCCGCGCGCAAGATCGCCGAGCTGATCGAGCGCGCGGTCGCGCGCAGCGGGATCTCGTGCGCCGTGCAGCTCGCGTCGGGCGACTACCTGCGCTTCGGCACCGGTGAGCCGCAGTTCACGATCCGCTTCCACAGCGACAAGCCGCTGCTCGGCTCGATGAGCGAGTACGCGCTCGGCACGGCGTACATCAACGGCGAGTTCGACATCGAGGGCGACATGTGGGCGGTGCAGGAAGTCCGCAGCCTGCTCGAGCCGCGCGGGAACGCGCGGATCGCGCTGAGCTTCCTGTGGGAGCTGTTCGCGATGCCGGCGACGTGGGTGAACAAACGCGCGGTCGACCAGCACTACACGCGCGGGGACGACTTCTACCTCTCGTACCTCGACGAGCGCTATCACTTCTACTCGCACTGCCTGTTCAAGAGCGACGACGAGACGCTCGAAGAGGCGGCCGAGAACAAGCACCAGACGATGTGGCGGACGCTGCGGCTGGAGCCGGGGCAGAAGCTGCTCGACATCGGCGGCGGTTGGGGAACCGTGCACGCGTTCTGCGGGCCGCGCGGCGTCGCGGTCACCTCGCTGACCCTGGCCGAGGACTCGGAGAAGTACATCAGAGCGCTCGACGAGCGGCTCGGGCTCGACAAGTGCTCGGTGCAGCTCCAAGACTTTCTGACCTACGAGCCGCCGCAGCAGTTCGACGCGATCGTGATCTACGGCGTGATCGAGCACATCCCGAACTATCGCCGCTTCGCCGAGCGCGTCTGGGAGTGCCTCAAGCCCGGCGGCCGGATCTACATCGACGCCTCCGCGTCGATCGAGAAGTACCAGCGCAGCGACTTCATCAGCGCATACATCTGGTCGGGCGCGCACTCGTTCCTGTGCCTGCAGGACATCACGCAGGAACTGCTCTTTCACGGCCTCGACATCATCGAGACGGTGAACGAGACGCACGACTACTCCCTCACGATGCGCCACTGGGCGCAGAACCTGGAAGCGAAGAAAGACTTCATCGTCTCGAAGTGGGGCGAGCGCACGTACAGGCTCTGGCGCATCTACCTCTGGACCGGGAGCTACGGCTTCCACGTCGACTCGATTCAGGCGTACCACATCGTGGCGGAGAAACGGGCCGACCGCGGACCGCGCCCCGGGCTGCGCAAGCGCGTCGGCCAGTTCCTGCGCAGCTTCAAGTAA